From the Funiculus sociatus GB2-C1 genome, the window GCGGAAAGTATCGAGCACCCAATGCCCAAAGTCTTCTCCAGAGAAGCCTCCATCAACCCAAATGCGAACCAGTTGAGGTACCCGATGGCGTTCCTGATGAAGCGCTTCAAGCAGTTGCTTGGCTCCTTGTCGTTCGGGCACACTGGCAGCAACCACCCGCACGGCAATCAACAATCCCAAAGTATCAACTAAGGTGAAGCGTTTGCGACCCTTGATTTTTTTGCCTGCGTCATAGCCAACCGCCTGGTGTACCATCACCCCAGTAGGAACTGTTTGTGAGTCCAAGCTGGCAGCCGTTGGGGTACTGCTGTGATGGTCATCAACCCTTACCCACGCAACGAGATGGTCGTGAATACGCTTCCAACTGCCATCGTTGCGCCACTTGCGGAAGTAGTAGTAAACCGTTGAATAGGGTGGATACTCGTTGGGCAACAGTCGCCAAGCACAACCACTCACCAGCACATAGAGAATAGCTTGTAGCACCAGCATC encodes:
- a CDS encoding IS5 family transposase; the encoded protein is MTLAYTSELTFEQYELFESLLSPASKSGRPRSVNRMLVLQAILYVLVSGCAWRLLPNEYPPYSTVYYYFRKWRNDGSWKRIHDHLVAWVRVDDHHSSTPTAASLDSQTVPTGVMVHQAVGYDAGKKIKGRKRFTLVDTLGLLIAVRVVAASVPERQGAKQLLEALHQERHRVPQLVRIWVDGGFSGEDFGHWVLDTFRWILEVVLRPKGAQGFVLLPKRWMVERTYGWLHWCRRLNVDYERLPASSEAFIHIAMIRLMLRRLA